Below is a genomic region from Alphaproteobacteria bacterium.
CGATAAGCTGTCACCCATTGAAATGCCAAAGCTAATTGAATTCCGCGACAGCCTGCCAAAAACCATGATCGGAAAATTATCGCGCAAAGCATTGCTGGATGAAGAGAAGCAGAAAAAAACCGGATAAGGTGTGCCATGCTGAAACTGCCTACGCTTGATGGGTTGAAAATCAAAAAAGCCAAGCATGCGTTGCAGCCGGGTGAAACCGGCATTGACCTTCATGCGTTGACCACTGCGCCGTTCCAGGCGAAAACCAAACGTGCGCCAAATTTTGCACCCGGCGCAATCACCACCAATGAAGTGTGTAATCTTTCCTGCGTCATGTGCCATTTCAACGGCCCTAATGCCGTAAAAAAGGGGAAATTGCTAAAACCTGAACTCGTTCGAAAAGCGATGGATGAATATCCGGCTGGTTCGCATATCTATCTCGCATCCACCGGCGAGTTTTTCCTTGATCCCAATTCGCTTGACCATTTGCGCTATGCCATTTCGCGTGGTCTTAAACCACAGGTGTTAAGCCACGGGCAATTTTATACACCAAAACTAATTGATGAGTTGCTGGCAATTGGCCTGCGTTCCTTCCGCATCAGCTGCGATGCGATTGATGCCAGCCACTATGAACGTATCCGCCGCGGCGGAAAGTTTCAGGTTATTCTCGATGCGCTGGCATATATCAACACGCGCCGCGCTGAATTTCCTGATCTTGATATTGAAATTGGCTGTACGCTATTTAAAACAAATTTCCATCTGCAACCGGAATACGAA
It encodes:
- a CDS encoding radical SAM protein, yielding MLKLPTLDGLKIKKAKHALQPGETGIDLHALTTAPFQAKTKRAPNFAPGAITTNEVCNLSCVMCHFNGPNAVKKGKLLKPELVRKAMDEYPAGSHIYLASTGEFFLDPNSLDHLRYAISRGLKPQVLSHGQFYTPKLIDELLAIGLRSFRISCDAIDASHYERIRRGGKFQVILDALAYINTRRAEFPDLDIEIGCTLFKTNFHLQPEYEAFWREHGVDKVHFNAEYFDTFRYRNLLATPKKRVDCAIQTYVLPSGKVAPCCAMIVYAHDHDVSWLPDLETHTLKESYDKLCDMYDDPKSELSKLCAKCDWWIMFDQDPAGNSPYFRTAILKKR